A genomic segment from Peribacillus sp. ACCC06369 encodes:
- a CDS encoding benzoate/H(+) symporter BenE family transporter, with protein sequence MGRIEGMQLKKSSENKKGLLSHLNVRTVSAGTLAAIFGCSGPSLIIINGASNGELTQTQMISWLFAIYFFGGILGILISLRNKQPIAGAYSIPGAVLVVGSLSNYSLNEAAGAYLAAGLIVFMLGIAGVIGKVMHWIPVPIVMSMVVGTMISFGTEMIASLEKAPIIAGSSILVYLLSFRYIKKFPPILISFAVAIILSVWMGEFQVKDVSSVFVVPQLVTPSFNIDAIISMGTPLALLVIGAENAQATGVLNTQGYKPPVNEMTILSGIGGVITSFFGGHNANIAGSMTAICASKEAGQMEGRYAAVVVCGVLFSTFGLFAGTVMPFVAAMPKVLISTVAGLAMMGVLLSSLQEAFSKPQFQVGSFFALIIAMSGVHFYDISSSFWAILGGVAVSLIIEKPDFKTIIVQQSKNSTDSNVSQGV encoded by the coding sequence ATGGGAAGGATTGAAGGTATGCAGCTAAAAAAGAGTTCTGAAAACAAGAAAGGTTTATTAAGTCATTTAAATGTAAGAACGGTTAGTGCAGGAACGCTGGCAGCAATTTTTGGCTGTAGTGGTCCGTCGCTAATTATAATAAACGGAGCATCAAATGGTGAATTAACTCAAACACAAATGATTTCTTGGTTATTTGCGATTTATTTTTTTGGTGGGATATTAGGAATACTCATCTCCTTAAGAAATAAGCAGCCGATTGCTGGCGCTTATTCAATTCCAGGTGCTGTACTTGTTGTAGGTTCACTGTCAAACTATTCTTTAAATGAAGCTGCTGGTGCTTATTTGGCAGCAGGCCTCATTGTCTTTATGTTAGGGATAGCAGGGGTTATTGGTAAAGTTATGCACTGGATTCCGGTTCCAATTGTTATGTCGATGGTCGTTGGAACAATGATTAGTTTTGGGACTGAGATGATTGCATCCCTCGAAAAAGCACCAATCATTGCAGGTTCATCCATCCTCGTGTATCTTCTCTCATTCCGTTATATAAAAAAATTTCCACCTATTTTAATATCATTTGCTGTTGCTATCATTTTATCGGTTTGGATGGGAGAATTCCAAGTGAAAGATGTGAGTTCCGTTTTTGTCGTTCCTCAACTAGTGACTCCATCATTCAATATTGATGCGATTATTTCAATGGGCACCCCTCTTGCACTTTTAGTAATTGGTGCTGAAAACGCCCAGGCTACAGGTGTGTTAAACACCCAAGGATATAAACCACCGGTTAATGAGATGACGATTTTAAGCGGAATTGGCGGGGTTATTACGTCTTTTTTTGGAGGTCATAATGCGAATATTGCGGGGTCAATGACTGCAATCTGCGCATCAAAAGAAGCTGGTCAAATGGAAGGAAGATATGCAGCAGTAGTTGTATGTGGTGTGTTATTTTCTACCTTTGGATTGTTTGCAGGTACAGTCATGCCTTTTGTAGCTGCAATGCCGAAAGTATTAATCAGTACTGTTGCAGGACTGGCTATGATGGGAGTGCTTTTAAGTTCATTACAAGAAGCGTTTTCTAAACCCCAATTCCAAGTTGGTTCATTTTTTGCCCTTATCATTGCGATGTCAGGAGTCCATTTTTATGATATAAGCTCTTCATTCTGGGCGATATTGGGTGGTGTTGCTGTTTCTCTAATTATTGAAAAGCCTGATTTTAAAACCATCATTGTTCAACAAAGTAAAAATAGTACAGATTCTAACGTTTCTCAAGGAGTTTGA
- a CDS encoding benzoate/H(+) symporter BenE family transporter, which produces MSIERGTDVRKNIMDFFGNLTPAALGTGLVAALFSIMGPGLIVMNSAKEGNLSVEQAISWLFIIYTAGGIFTIILSLRYRIPIVVAYSIPGAILIGNALKHIPFNEAIGASIVAGIVVTILGLSGVIKKVIELIPLPVMLGMIAGVLLSFGIKAIQAVVEAPAVAGSSFAVFFLLMAMKKFSRKFPPILGAIIIGGIIATALGQTNWGSIQPSFAHPIFVVPHFSIQATLELTLPLIILIIGVQNMQAVGVLFATGYKPPINAMFTIPGIGTIVNSLFGGHPTVIAGPSTAMVSSDAAGEDKNLRYVAATFDGLLWICFGLVAGMVIAVSTVVPGQLLSVLGGLAIFNVFISTFAGAFNGKFKNGAMVAFLIAISNVTVFTVGAAFWALLVGFVVSLLLDREDYSKAKSKMDSKKDGAKIA; this is translated from the coding sequence ATGAGTATCGAAAGAGGTACAGACGTTAGGAAAAACATTATGGATTTTTTTGGTAATTTAACTCCCGCTGCTCTTGGAACTGGTTTGGTTGCTGCATTGTTTAGCATTATGGGGCCAGGTTTAATAGTAATGAATTCAGCTAAAGAAGGTAATCTTTCTGTTGAGCAGGCAATTTCTTGGTTGTTTATTATTTATACGGCGGGAGGTATATTTACGATTATCTTGTCACTCCGCTATCGCATACCTATTGTGGTGGCCTATAGCATACCTGGTGCAATATTAATAGGTAATGCCTTAAAGCATATACCCTTTAATGAGGCAATTGGTGCATCTATTGTTGCTGGAATAGTAGTTACAATTCTTGGATTGTCAGGGGTAATCAAGAAGGTAATAGAATTAATTCCTCTTCCGGTTATGCTAGGAATGATTGCGGGTGTCCTTCTATCTTTTGGTATCAAAGCAATACAGGCTGTGGTAGAGGCACCAGCAGTTGCAGGGAGTTCTTTTGCAGTCTTCTTCCTCTTAATGGCGATGAAAAAATTCTCAAGAAAATTCCCGCCTATTCTAGGAGCAATAATAATAGGAGGGATAATCGCAACAGCCCTTGGGCAAACGAACTGGGGGTCGATACAACCTTCATTTGCTCATCCTATATTTGTAGTACCTCATTTTAGTATTCAAGCTACATTAGAACTAACGTTGCCCTTAATTATATTGATAATTGGTGTTCAGAATATGCAGGCTGTCGGGGTCCTATTTGCTACAGGATATAAACCTCCTATCAATGCTATGTTTACTATTCCAGGTATTGGTACAATCGTTAACTCTCTTTTTGGAGGACACCCAACTGTTATAGCTGGACCAAGTACTGCAATGGTTTCTAGCGATGCAGCAGGTGAGGATAAAAATTTGAGATATGTAGCGGCAACTTTTGATGGATTACTTTGGATATGTTTTGGTTTAGTAGCCGGGATGGTTATTGCGGTTTCGACGGTGGTTCCTGGTCAATTGCTTTCTGTGCTCGGTGGTCTTGCTATTTTTAACGTGTTTATAAGTACATTTGCCGGGGCTTTCAACGGGAAATTTAAAAATGGAGCCATGGTAGCATTTCTTATAGCCATTTCTAATGTAACAGTATTTACTGTTGGTGCCGCTTTCTGGGCTCTATTGGTAGGATTTGTCGTTTCATTATTACTTGATCGAGAGGACTACAGCAAAGCAAAAAGTAAAATGGATTCAAAAAAAGATGGAGCAAAGATTGCATAG
- a CDS encoding UbiX family flavin prenyltransferase, protein MKKIVIGISGASGSIYGIRCLETLNKLQIESHVIISSSAEKTIEYETEYSVEQVKSLCSYVYDSYDIGASISSGSFHVDGMIIAPCSIKTLSSIANSFNDNLITRAADVTLKEQRKLVLMVRETPLHLGHLRLMQSAAENGAVILPPVPSFYHKPTSLDDIVNQSVGKALDQFGIDARLFERWSGLNKDEIITNL, encoded by the coding sequence GTGAAAAAAATTGTTATAGGTATATCAGGGGCAAGTGGATCCATATACGGTATTAGATGTCTTGAGACATTAAACAAACTTCAAATTGAAAGTCATGTAATTATTAGTTCCTCTGCTGAAAAAACCATCGAATATGAAACAGAATACTCGGTGGAACAAGTAAAATCACTGTGCAGTTATGTATATGACTCATATGATATAGGTGCAAGCATCTCAAGTGGTTCCTTTCATGTTGACGGGATGATCATTGCTCCATGTTCTATTAAAACTCTATCATCTATCGCAAACAGTTTTAATGATAATTTAATCACTAGAGCTGCTGATGTAACTTTGAAGGAACAAAGGAAGTTGGTTCTAATGGTCCGTGAAACACCATTGCATTTAGGGCATTTGCGGCTAATGCAATCAGCTGCAGAGAATGGTGCGGTAATCCTCCCTCCTGTTCCTAGTTTTTATCATAAGCCAACATCATTAGATGATATTGTTAATCAAAGTGTAGGTAAGGCGTTAGATCAGTTTGGTATTGATGCTCGACTGTTTGAACGGTGGTCGGGACTCAATAAAGATGAAATAATAACCAATCTATAA
- a CDS encoding VOC family protein: MSQNNDSVKSPVYNIPVTSETGLTLDDHTFDPNFIFKPTNNVLFNFYAKDIDEAHQFIKSNNISIVKEIERIGDFAYFNFQDPDGNVLMICNG, translated from the coding sequence ATCTCTCAGAATAATGACTCTGTAAAATCACCTGTTTACAATATTCCTGTAACAAGTGAAACTGGATTAACTTTAGATGACCATACGTTTGATCCGAATTTTATATTTAAGCCAACCAATAATGTGTTATTTAATTTTTACGCAAAAGATATAGACGAAGCTCACCAATTCATCAAGAGTAATAACATATCCATTGTCAAAGAAATAGAGCGAATTGGAGATTTTGCTTATTTTAATTTTCAAGACCCGGATGGTAATGTACTAATGATTTGTAATGGTTAA
- a CDS encoding AMP-binding protein: MNLGTLLDFAVERYPNQIALVQGLKSYTYAQLQKEVEKVAASLQRLGIQKQDRVVVILKNRQENVMVYWAIQQIGAIYTPINHRLSAKEVEYCVNDSDAKAIIFESTSQSAVSGANFLERPILIGVENDNGVDISYQELVDRSPGSYQRPILDENDISIMLYTSGTTGRPKGVPRTHRNEYASAMAHIVQNQYQLWESTLGVMPLYHTMGVRSLLSMTFLNGKFALLSNLDFDAGEALEIVEREKISSLYLVPTLYHDMLSYPDFGRYNLTKLEKIGYAGAAMTTTLVNQCVELLKPKLFVNHYGSTEVYTFTICPDVHEKPGSAGKPGIHQNIRLVKADPDGHSTPDDIVGREEVGEIIANLKSVEAFKGYWNRPEATDKTIRDGWYFTGDIGFIDKDGDLFVVGRVDDMIISGGENIHPLEVEDCLTQHPKVREATVIGKLDERWGQIVTAYIVAKDESVTEQELDEFCKNLPSLSNFKRPRKYTFVKEIPKSPVGKILRRKLREGDIDAPHNESEAISQ, from the coding sequence ATGAATTTAGGTACATTATTGGATTTTGCGGTGGAACGCTATCCAAATCAAATTGCTCTCGTTCAAGGCCTGAAATCTTATACTTATGCCCAATTACAAAAGGAAGTAGAAAAAGTTGCTGCCTCTCTGCAGCGTTTAGGCATTCAAAAACAGGACCGTGTTGTTGTCATCTTAAAGAACAGACAGGAAAATGTTATGGTTTACTGGGCAATACAACAGATTGGTGCAATCTATACTCCAATAAACCACCGCTTATCCGCCAAAGAGGTCGAGTATTGTGTAAACGATTCTGATGCGAAGGCCATCATCTTTGAATCAACCAGTCAAAGTGCTGTGTCAGGTGCGAACTTTCTCGAAAGACCAATCTTGATTGGTGTTGAAAATGATAATGGTGTGGATATTTCTTATCAGGAATTAGTAGACAGAAGCCCAGGAAGCTATCAAAGGCCAATTCTAGATGAGAATGATATATCGATAATGCTATACACATCCGGTACAACAGGACGTCCAAAGGGAGTACCACGAACACATAGGAATGAATATGCCTCGGCTATGGCACATATCGTCCAAAACCAGTACCAGTTGTGGGAAAGTACATTAGGAGTAATGCCGCTTTATCATACAATGGGTGTTCGTTCGTTGCTCTCTATGACTTTTTTAAATGGAAAGTTTGCTCTTTTATCAAACTTAGACTTTGATGCTGGAGAGGCGCTTGAAATTGTAGAAAGAGAAAAAATTTCATCCCTTTATTTAGTTCCGACGCTTTATCATGATATGTTATCATACCCGGATTTTGGCAGGTATAACCTTACCAAGCTTGAAAAAATCGGGTATGCTGGTGCCGCAATGACCACTACATTAGTAAATCAATGTGTGGAGTTACTTAAACCAAAACTGTTTGTAAATCATTACGGTAGTACGGAGGTATATACGTTTACGATCTGCCCTGATGTACATGAAAAGCCAGGCAGTGCAGGTAAACCGGGGATTCATCAAAATATTCGCCTGGTAAAAGCAGATCCAGACGGTCATTCTACTCCTGATGATATTGTTGGGAGAGAAGAAGTCGGCGAAATTATTGCAAATCTGAAGTCCGTTGAAGCCTTTAAAGGGTATTGGAATCGCCCGGAGGCGACGGATAAAACTATTCGAGATGGCTGGTATTTTACAGGAGATATTGGCTTTATTGATAAAGACGGTGACTTATTCGTTGTTGGCCGGGTTGACGATATGATTATCTCTGGGGGAGAAAACATTCATCCATTAGAAGTCGAGGATTGTCTGACTCAACATCCAAAAGTTAGGGAAGCTACCGTAATTGGGAAGCTTGATGAGCGCTGGGGACAGATTGTTACCGCTTATATTGTTGCTAAAGACGAATCTGTTACAGAGCAAGAACTGGATGAATTTTGCAAGAATCTACCCAGTTTATCAAATTTCAAAAGGCCTCGTAAGTATACGTTTGTAAAAGAGATTCCAAAAAGTCCTGTAGGGAAAATTCTTCGCCGTAAATTGCGCGAGGGTGATATTGATGCACCGCACAATGAAAGTGAAGCTATCAGCCAATAA
- a CDS encoding SDR family oxidoreductase, translating to MKILVTGATGKLGTKVVETLLKTVPANQLAVSVRNPEKAEELRTRGVDVRQGDFDRPETLDTAFAGIDRLLIISADGDNETRIRQHSNAVVAAERAGVKFIAYTSLANAKESKNFLAPTHQATEESILKTGIPYSFLRNNWYLENEISSIQGVQAGAPWVTSAGNGKVGWALQQDYAEAAASVLSGNGHENTIYELSGKLLTQEELASAVGNVLGKEVPVQQVDDATYANIMKSVGLPDFLIPMLIDIQKGVREGTLEVESNDFEKLLGRSATPISEGLTQIIKGIS from the coding sequence ATGAAAATATTAGTAACAGGAGCAACAGGAAAGTTGGGAACGAAAGTTGTAGAAACCTTATTGAAAACTGTACCAGCTAATCAACTGGCTGTAAGTGTGCGAAATCCAGAGAAAGCTGAAGAATTAAGAACTCGCGGAGTAGACGTACGTCAAGGAGATTTTGATCGTCCAGAAACATTGGATACAGCTTTTGCAGGAATTGATCGCTTGTTAATTATTTCTGCGGATGGAGACAATGAAACAAGGATACGTCAGCATTCAAATGCGGTAGTTGCGGCAGAGCGTGCTGGAGTTAAATTTATTGCTTATACTAGCTTGGCCAATGCAAAGGAAAGTAAAAATTTTCTTGCTCCAACGCATCAGGCAACAGAAGAATCCATTCTGAAAACAGGCATTCCATACTCCTTCTTACGCAACAACTGGTATTTGGAGAATGAAATTTCAAGTATTCAAGGTGTTCAAGCAGGAGCTCCTTGGGTGACATCAGCAGGAAATGGCAAGGTAGGATGGGCACTACAACAAGATTATGCAGAAGCTGCGGCATCGGTACTATCTGGTAACGGACACGAAAATACAATCTATGAGCTTTCTGGCAAGTTATTGACTCAGGAAGAACTTGCATCTGCAGTTGGTAATGTATTGGGTAAAGAAGTACCTGTTCAACAGGTTGATGATGCTACTTATGCTAATATTATGAAAAGTGTTGGCTTACCTGATTTCCTTATTCCTATGCTCATTGATATCCAAAAAGGCGTTCGAGAAGGCACCCTTGAAGTAGAAAGCAATGATTTCGAAAAACTTCTTGGACGGTCAGCTACACCAATTAGTGAGGGCTTAACTCAAATCATTAAAGGTATCTCTTAA
- a CDS encoding enoyl-CoA hydratase-related protein codes for MTITEQTYDHIRVEKNAEKQTATIVFDRPEKMNYISMLGREQLTEIFDGLNQDDEVRVIILKGAGDVCFSAGGSIPEFMATHQEKLSHLAENVAAPERSPKPVIAQLQGYTFGVGLELAMACDFRIAREDTLLALPEMNLGMIPGSGGTQRIAKIVGLTRAKDMIMRARKIPANEAYQWGLLTQVVSKGDLQQTVDSLVEELVQFSPLAQRVAKEVLNASEESPLGVGLKMEGKAYGLLRTTEDFKEGVDAFVEKRKPVFTGK; via the coding sequence ATGACTATAACAGAGCAAACGTATGACCATATTCGGGTAGAGAAAAATGCAGAAAAACAAACGGCAACAATCGTGTTCGATCGTCCAGAGAAAATGAATTATATCAGTATGCTCGGCAGAGAACAGCTGACAGAGATTTTTGATGGTTTGAATCAAGATGATGAAGTGCGTGTCATTATCCTCAAAGGAGCAGGAGATGTATGCTTCAGTGCAGGAGGAAGCATCCCAGAATTTATGGCGACCCATCAAGAAAAACTTTCCCATTTAGCCGAAAACGTGGCTGCTCCTGAACGCTCTCCAAAACCTGTCATCGCTCAGCTGCAGGGATATACGTTCGGTGTAGGCCTAGAACTTGCGATGGCCTGTGATTTCAGGATTGCACGGGAAGATACCCTGCTTGCCCTTCCAGAAATGAACCTAGGAATGATTCCTGGGAGTGGAGGTACACAGAGAATTGCAAAGATTGTGGGCTTAACAAGAGCAAAGGACATGATCATGCGTGCCAGAAAAATTCCTGCAAATGAAGCGTATCAATGGGGTCTATTAACACAAGTAGTGTCCAAAGGGGACCTTCAACAAACAGTGGATTCGTTAGTTGAGGAGCTTGTTCAATTTTCTCCGCTTGCTCAGCGTGTTGCAAAAGAAGTGTTGAACGCTTCTGAAGAAAGTCCGCTGGGAGTCGGATTGAAAATGGAAGGGAAAGCCTACGGCCTCCTTCGCACAACAGAAGACTTTAAAGAAGGCGTAGATGCGTTCGTAGAAAAGAGAAAACCAGTTTTTACAGGGAAGTAA
- a CDS encoding IS3 family transposase, whose protein sequence is MQRIKEKLKGMSPVDYRVHALKAT, encoded by the coding sequence ATGCAACGAATCAAGGAAAAATTAAAAGGCATGAGCCCGGTAGATTACCGGGTTCATGCCCTCAAGGCAACTTAA
- a CDS encoding carbon monoxide dehydrogenase subunit G, producing the protein MMEGKGSLNLPAGIEQSWDVLLDSEVLKRCIMGCKKLELVEENKYEADISMGVASVKGDYSTTIELANINKPISYQMIVKGEGGPGSIEAVADITLESVDENNTVLSYSFEAEVGGKVAMVGQRMLGGVSKLVIKDFFKKFGKELKKAEVTN; encoded by the coding sequence ATGATGGAAGGTAAAGGGAGTTTGAATTTGCCAGCAGGAATTGAACAGTCTTGGGATGTGTTATTAGATTCAGAGGTGCTTAAGAGATGCATCATGGGGTGCAAAAAATTGGAATTAGTTGAAGAAAATAAATATGAAGCTGATATATCAATGGGTGTTGCATCAGTGAAAGGTGATTACTCTACAACAATTGAATTAGCGAATATTAATAAACCGATATCTTATCAAATGATCGTTAAAGGTGAGGGAGGACCTGGAAGCATAGAAGCCGTCGCAGATATTACTCTTGAATCAGTAGATGAAAACAACACTGTTCTCTCTTACAGCTTTGAAGCAGAAGTAGGAGGAAAAGTTGCGATGGTCGGTCAGCGAATGCTAGGAGGCGTATCTAAACTGGTTATTAAAGACTTCTTCAAAAAATTTGGGAAAGAATTAAAAAAGGCTGAAGTTACCAATTAA
- a CDS encoding IS110 family transposase, whose protein sequence is MKDVQKFVGLDVSKDSIAVAIADSGRGEPRFHGTIQNKPEDIRKLMKKLGKPESLLVCYEAGSSGYGIYRFLLSMDIDCMVVAPSLIPKRSGDRVKTDKRDSIRLAQLLRAGELTSVWVPDEDHEALRDLIRARHDAREDLQSSRQRLVHFLLRHGIRPPQGVRNWSVKHREWLKRLTFERASQRIVFQEYLHAINEVEDRMKRIEAQIHEEALQSEHAPVIQALQTLRGVAEVTAVTLVAEIGQFSRFSNPRQLMSYAGLVPKEYSSGSSRWQGSITKTGNSQIRRSIVEVCWSYRHRPSLKGELLKRQEGQDPEAKRIAWKAQHRLHMKYHRISAKGKGGKVAVVAVARELLGFIWAIGCAIEDKQVSVSNVA, encoded by the coding sequence ATGAAGGATGTTCAAAAATTTGTTGGTTTAGACGTATCTAAAGATTCAATTGCTGTTGCGATTGCTGATTCTGGTCGTGGTGAACCTAGATTTCATGGAACTATTCAAAATAAACCAGAGGATATTCGCAAATTGATGAAAAAGTTAGGGAAGCCTGAAAGCCTATTAGTATGTTATGAAGCAGGATCTTCTGGGTATGGAATTTATCGATTTCTTCTATCTATGGACATTGATTGTATGGTTGTCGCACCCTCCCTTATTCCAAAGCGATCGGGCGATCGTGTAAAAACAGATAAAAGAGATTCTATTAGATTAGCTCAGCTACTTCGCGCTGGAGAGCTTACTTCTGTATGGGTTCCAGATGAAGATCATGAAGCATTGAGAGACTTAATTCGTGCTCGTCATGATGCTCGTGAGGATTTACAAAGTTCTCGCCAGAGACTTGTTCACTTCTTACTTCGCCATGGAATACGTCCTCCGCAAGGAGTTAGAAATTGGTCCGTAAAACATCGTGAATGGTTAAAACGATTAACATTTGAAAGAGCTTCTCAACGTATTGTTTTTCAAGAATATCTTCATGCAATCAATGAAGTTGAAGATCGTATGAAACGTATCGAAGCTCAAATTCATGAAGAAGCCCTTCAAAGTGAACATGCTCCGGTAATTCAAGCTCTTCAAACATTAAGAGGAGTCGCAGAAGTCACAGCTGTTACTTTGGTAGCTGAAATTGGACAGTTTTCTCGCTTTTCAAACCCAAGACAACTGATGTCCTATGCTGGACTTGTTCCAAAGGAATACTCGAGTGGGTCTAGTCGTTGGCAAGGTTCCATTACGAAAACCGGAAACTCCCAAATTCGTCGTTCCATAGTAGAAGTTTGTTGGTCTTATCGCCATCGACCATCTCTTAAAGGTGAATTGCTTAAACGTCAAGAAGGTCAAGATCCAGAGGCAAAACGTATTGCTTGGAAAGCTCAACACCGTCTTCATATGAAATATCATCGCATCTCTGCTAAAGGAAAAGGTGGAAAAGTAGCTGTTGTTGCAGTAGCCAGAGAATTACTTGGTTTTATTTGGGCTATCGGTTGTGCCATTGAGGATAAGCAAGTAAGTGTATCGAATGTTGCTTAA
- a CDS encoding Rrf2 family transcriptional regulator yields the protein MSISSRFTVGVHILALIELNKEGISSSEFLAGSVNTNPTLIRKIMGMLKKAGLIEVQPGIAGAKLAKEPSYITLLNVYKAVDVVQEKELFSVHENPHPDCLVGRNIQDSITPVLSAAQFAMEKVLENVTIEDIAKDIVEKEKLKIQ from the coding sequence ATGTCCATCAGCAGCCGATTTACCGTTGGTGTTCATATATTAGCTCTTATTGAATTAAATAAAGAGGGAATAAGCTCATCGGAGTTCTTAGCGGGGAGCGTAAACACGAACCCAACCTTGATAAGAAAAATTATGGGTATGTTAAAAAAGGCAGGGTTAATTGAAGTACAACCTGGTATTGCAGGGGCAAAACTAGCCAAGGAACCTTCTTATATAACATTACTTAACGTTTATAAGGCGGTCGATGTTGTGCAGGAAAAAGAATTGTTTAGTGTGCATGAAAATCCGCACCCTGATTGCCTTGTGGGCAGGAACATTCAAGATTCGATCACTCCTGTGTTGTCAGCAGCTCAATTTGCTATGGAAAAGGTACTGGAAAATGTAACCATTGAAGATATTGCTAAGGATATTGTTGAAAAAGAAAAACTTAAAATACAATAA
- a CDS encoding STAS domain-containing protein has translation MKGSLDTYKLLEFIQENKADFENSLLNEASNVKEKIEEILTIGNIDLINNAHRLIQYIIEAKEQELQSFATQEGIAWATHAIPLTFKLEWVQAIRRTLWRFLQEYNEVKNKVITEEFFSVEKQVNNQVDRFLNVFFITYSQYKDSLIMAQKELVENLSVPIIPITPTICILPLIGAVDLYRTNILEEKVLIEIGKLRIQTLIMDLSGIMEIETEVIDHLMKIIDGTSLMGCTTVITGLRAEVVSSMINVGIRLNEKAQTLGTLQQALNKYLLS, from the coding sequence ATGAAGGGGTCACTAGATACATATAAATTACTGGAATTCATCCAAGAAAATAAAGCGGATTTTGAAAATTCATTATTAAACGAAGCATCTAATGTGAAAGAAAAAATTGAAGAAATTTTAACGATCGGTAATATTGACCTGATAAATAATGCCCATAGGCTGATTCAATACATTATTGAGGCTAAAGAACAGGAGCTTCAATCATTTGCTACACAAGAAGGTATAGCTTGGGCGACACACGCAATTCCATTAACTTTCAAATTAGAGTGGGTGCAAGCCATTCGAAGGACCTTGTGGAGGTTCCTACAAGAATATAACGAGGTAAAGAATAAGGTTATTACTGAAGAATTTTTTTCGGTAGAAAAACAAGTTAATAATCAGGTAGACAGATTTTTAAATGTTTTTTTTATTACATATTCTCAATACAAAGATTCGTTGATAATGGCTCAAAAAGAATTGGTTGAAAATCTTTCAGTGCCTATAATACCAATAACACCCACTATATGTATTTTGCCTCTTATTGGTGCGGTTGATCTTTACCGAACGAATATTCTCGAGGAAAAAGTTTTAATAGAGATTGGAAAATTACGTATTCAAACATTGATTATGGACTTATCTGGAATTATGGAAATCGAGACCGAAGTAATTGATCATTTAATGAAGATTATAGACGGCACTTCATTAATGGGATGTACCACTGTGATTACCGGGTTAAGAGCTGAAGTGGTCAGTAGTATGATAAACGTAGGAATAAGATTAAATGAAAAAGCACAAACATTAGGAACTTTACAACAAGCATTGAATAAATACTTATTAAGTTAA